From a single Miscanthus floridulus cultivar M001 chromosome 8, ASM1932011v1, whole genome shotgun sequence genomic region:
- the LOC136476506 gene encoding uncharacterized protein — protein MGFAATQPAESSYGRRASGWGWRASSGHIGWRLDEPFGDSHAPVFPADDAKADSRLRQRDAAAVYEISTQRPTMLNDLWTWPNKGPKQCSFFGWYVVGFKECRFWSDHRYLHGIIVLQNA, from the exons ATGGGATTCGCCGCCACTCAGCCCGCAGAGTCGTCGTACGGTCGACGCGCCTCCGGATGGGGATGGCGTGCGTCCTCAGGCCACATCGGCTGGCGACTTGATGAACCTTTCGGCGACAG CCACGCACCTGTGTTTCCAGCAGATGACGCCAAGGCTGACTCAAGACTCAGGCAG AGAGACGCAGCAGCTGTTTATGAAATTAGCACACAAAGACCTACAATGTTGAACGATTTATGGACATGGCCCAACAAAGGACCAAAACAATGTTCTTTTTTCGGTTGGTATGTTGTAGGTTTCAAG GAATGTCGTTTCTGGAGTGATCACCGTTATCTGCATGGTATCATCGTTTTGCAGAATGCTTAG